A part of Fusobacterium simiae genomic DNA contains:
- the rpoN gene encoding RNA polymerase factor sigma-54, whose protein sequence is MTNKLDIIEKQKLTQSLKLSQTMKMSINILKMSITDLNKFIEKEFSKDLLGSVELNYSNQKGYNDEKKLEINYLTDEKDFFQILEEQLSYFKINKRIKEICIFIINNLNKKGYLELSKIEIKDILEATDKEIEEAFNIIYNLEPYGVGAYSLEECLKIQLKVKNIADEKLFLLIDKYLYLLADKKYDLIKEKLNINEKALFSYINVIKSLNPIPSRGYSVGKVRKIIPDIFVRLKKDEILYEINRDSIPQINIKDKSNEKYYKKINEIINCIEKRYETLDKIMRIVIREQSSFFTDKGKKINNLKISNVAYELNLNPSTVSRAVKEKYIKTDFGIISLRKLFSLDSNIFSYQKKILEYIENENKGKPYSDQDIANLLEKDGIKIARRTVSKYREKLGYKSSNKRKKRY, encoded by the coding sequence ATGACTAATAAATTAGATATTATTGAGAAACAAAAATTAACACAATCTTTAAAATTATCTCAAACAATGAAAATGTCGATAAATATACTTAAAATGTCTATAACTGATTTAAATAAATTTATCGAAAAAGAATTTTCAAAAGATTTATTAGGTTCAGTTGAATTAAATTATTCTAACCAGAAAGGTTATAATGATGAAAAAAAATTAGAAATTAATTATTTGACAGATGAAAAAGATTTTTTTCAAATCTTAGAAGAACAATTATCATATTTTAAAATAAATAAAAGAATAAAAGAAATTTGTATATTCATTATTAATAACTTGAATAAAAAAGGATATTTAGAGCTATCAAAGATTGAAATAAAAGATATTTTAGAAGCAACAGATAAAGAAATAGAAGAAGCATTTAATATAATTTATAATTTAGAACCTTATGGAGTTGGTGCATACTCACTGGAAGAATGTTTAAAAATTCAATTGAAAGTTAAAAATATTGCAGATGAAAAATTATTTTTACTTATAGATAAATATCTTTATTTATTAGCTGACAAAAAATATGATTTAATAAAAGAAAAATTGAATATCAATGAAAAAGCTCTATTTTCTTATATAAATGTGATTAAATCTTTAAATCCTATTCCAAGTCGTGGTTATAGTGTTGGAAAAGTAAGAAAGATTATTCCAGATATTTTTGTAAGATTAAAAAAGGATGAGATATTATATGAGATTAATAGAGATTCAATACCTCAAATAAATATAAAAGATAAGAGTAATGAAAAATATTATAAAAAAATTAATGAAATAATAAATTGTATAGAAAAAAGATATGAAACACTTGATAAAATTATGAGGATAGTTATTAGAGAACAATCTTCTTTCTTTACTGATAAAGGTAAGAAAATAAATAATTTAAAAATTTCTAATGTTGCTTATGAATTAAATTTAAATCCTTCAACAGTATCAAGAGCTGTAAAAGAAAAATATATAAAAACAGATTTTGGAATAATCTCTCTAAGAAAACTTTTTAGTTTAGATTCAAATATATTTTCATATCAGAAAAAAATATTGGAATATATTGAAAATGAAAATAAAGGGAAACCCTATTCAGACCAAGATATAGCAAATCTTTTAGAAAAAGATGGAATAAAAATTGCTAGAAGAACAGTAAGTAAATATAGAGAAAAATTAGGTTATAAATCATCTAATAAAAGAAAAAAAAGATATTAA